In Gemmatimonadota bacterium, the following are encoded in one genomic region:
- a CDS encoding phytanoyl-CoA dioxygenase family protein, translated as MRLTKEQLAFMDTFGYLGFPGLLKDRIEEITGAFEAVWDERGGGHDGKPHDGTARSCIVPFIDQHPVLSSLIDDPRVNGIFGSLLGDDFVYLGSDGNFYVSDTNWHSDTDWSGKKRGAPPRIYFKMALYLDPLTRETGALRVIPGSHRWGDAYADSLESQIRKSGENWGIGGWEVPAVALETQPGDIVVFNQNTKHSAWGGSDRRRMFTINCTARFSEKDVHLLKNEIAAAARFWLDSIYGEAMLETAGPARMKHLEQPLAHQDHLVEEVRKARLRMEEPSRG; from the coding sequence ATGCGACTGACGAAAGAGCAACTCGCGTTCATGGACACCTTCGGCTACCTCGGTTTTCCCGGGTTGCTGAAGGACCGTATCGAAGAGATCACGGGCGCCTTCGAGGCCGTATGGGACGAGCGCGGCGGCGGCCATGACGGCAAGCCCCACGACGGGACGGCGCGGTCCTGTATCGTGCCCTTCATCGACCAGCATCCCGTGCTGTCCTCGCTCATCGACGACCCCCGCGTCAACGGCATTTTTGGCAGCCTCCTGGGGGATGACTTTGTCTACCTGGGCAGCGACGGCAACTTCTATGTCAGCGATACCAACTGGCATTCCGACACGGACTGGTCCGGCAAGAAGCGTGGTGCCCCACCCCGCATCTATTTCAAAATGGCCCTCTACCTCGACCCACTTACGCGGGAAACGGGCGCGCTGCGGGTCATTCCGGGCAGTCACCGGTGGGGCGATGCATATGCCGATTCGCTTGAATCCCAGATCAGGAAATCGGGTGAAAACTGGGGTATTGGAGGCTGGGAGGTACCGGCTGTGGCCCTCGAGACGCAGCCGGGGGACATCGTCGTTTTCAACCAGAACACCAAGCACAGCGCATGGGGCGGGAGCGACCGGCGCAGGATGTTCACGATCAACTGCACGGCCCGGTTCAGCGAAAAGGATGTACATTTGCTGAAGAACGAGATCGCCGCTGCCGCCCGTTTCTGGCTCGACAGCATCTACGGGGAAGCCATGCTGGAAACGGCCGGTCCGGCGCGCATGAAGCACCTGGAACAACCCCTGGCCCACCAGGATCATCTCGTGGAGGAAGTCCGCAAGGCCAGGCTGAGGATGGAGGAGCCGTCGAGGGGGTAG
- a CDS encoding amidohydrolase family protein: MNVPDYQDFDRSFWDEELAGFVPDTVYDMHVHMWSERHRGKLPPDPTGLRVEIDYQDHLAWAEKLYPGRRIHYLVLGTPIPGGIDTEGHNDWMAEEMKQDPESAINMMVTPDMSPEYVATQVKRHGFLGLKPYRTFAPDPTHCRIRDFLPESFIEVAHDLGLAITMHMSKPEGPADADNQQDLADYTKRYPRAQWILAHCARAFNCFMMERAIHFLTDLPNIWYDTSAVNDLYSQYLLMKHEDRSRVMFGSDNVVAGCARGKYVTYGRAWTYYEGTTETTPHCDSRATLVIYEQLRQEKQVADMLGLTSQEIEDHFSGNARRFLQQVRGQQDWRR, encoded by the coding sequence ATGAACGTACCAGACTATCAGGATTTCGATCGGAGCTTCTGGGACGAGGAACTGGCCGGTTTCGTGCCGGATACCGTCTACGACATGCACGTGCACATGTGGTCGGAACGGCACCGGGGCAAGCTGCCCCCGGACCCCACCGGGCTCCGGGTGGAGATCGACTACCAGGACCACCTGGCCTGGGCGGAGAAACTGTATCCGGGCCGCAGGATACATTACCTGGTTCTGGGCACGCCGATCCCCGGCGGGATCGACACGGAAGGCCACAACGACTGGATGGCCGAGGAGATGAAGCAGGACCCCGAATCGGCGATCAACATGATGGTCACGCCCGACATGTCGCCGGAATATGTTGCAACGCAGGTCAAGCGACACGGGTTCCTGGGCCTGAAACCCTACCGGACCTTCGCGCCGGACCCCACCCACTGCCGCATCCGGGACTTCCTGCCCGAGTCCTTCATCGAGGTGGCCCACGACCTGGGCCTCGCCATCACCATGCACATGTCCAAGCCCGAAGGGCCGGCGGACGCGGACAACCAGCAGGATCTGGCGGACTACACGAAGCGTTATCCCCGCGCCCAGTGGATCCTCGCCCATTGCGCCCGGGCCTTCAACTGCTTCATGATGGAGCGCGCCATCCACTTTCTCACGGACCTGCCCAATATCTGGTACGACACGTCGGCCGTGAACGACCTCTACTCCCAGTACCTGCTGATGAAACACGAGGACCGCTCGCGCGTCATGTTCGGTTCGGACAACGTGGTGGCGGGCTGCGCCCGGGGCAAGTACGTCACCTACGGGCGGGCGTGGACCTACTACGAGGGCACGACGGAGACGACGCCCCACTGCGATTCGCGGGCGACGCTGGTCATCTACGAGCAGCTGCGGCAGGAGAAACAGGTGGCGGACATGCTGGGCCTGACGTCGCAGGAGATCGAAGACCATTTCTCCGGCAACGCCCGGCGGTTCCTGCAGCAGGTCCGCGGGCAACAGGACTGGCGGCGGTAA
- a CDS encoding aminotransferase class I/II-fold pyridoxal phosphate-dependent enzyme, whose product MADEQGMNRRSFLRNTALGGAGVSLIGTPVWEAAAQMVSGTTMQEVNGVGLDDPTLVQLSINENPLGASQRAIEAVAGKMFGMNRYTMHDRLEEALAAHHDVDVESVVLGVGSSEILLTATLAAFWENPGNAVTAFPSYRSIPRTAEELGQAVKKVPLTGDWQMDLDAMAAAVDGDTRIISICNPNNPTGQILDPAELERTIRAMPKDVIVCVDEAYIQFVDDPDYSSMISLTKEVENLLVSRTFSKAYGLGGMRVGYGIAHPALLDRMAWFSIGMLNKNTLSTVAALAALDDQEHVRRSVESTRRGKAYLYAELEAMGYSPIRTQTIFVTVEVGPNVNTLIDRLWEKKVYVRQAFDMEGFMRISVGLPRENEAFISAFKRERSAL is encoded by the coding sequence ATGGCTGACGAACAAGGCATGAACCGGCGTAGTTTCTTGCGAAACACGGCGCTGGGAGGCGCGGGCGTTTCGCTCATCGGCACGCCGGTCTGGGAGGCGGCCGCCCAGATGGTCAGCGGAACCACGATGCAGGAGGTGAACGGCGTCGGACTCGACGATCCCACGCTGGTCCAGCTCAGCATCAACGAGAATCCCCTGGGCGCCTCGCAACGGGCCATCGAGGCGGTGGCCGGCAAGATGTTCGGCATGAACCGGTATACCATGCACGACCGGCTCGAGGAAGCCCTCGCAGCCCATCACGACGTCGACGTCGAATCCGTTGTCCTGGGCGTGGGCTCGTCGGAGATCCTGCTCACGGCTACGCTGGCAGCCTTCTGGGAAAATCCGGGAAACGCGGTCACGGCCTTCCCGTCCTACCGGTCCATACCGAGAACGGCGGAGGAACTCGGACAGGCCGTCAAGAAAGTGCCGCTGACCGGGGACTGGCAGATGGACCTGGACGCCATGGCGGCAGCCGTGGACGGGGATACCCGGATCATCAGCATCTGCAATCCAAACAATCCCACCGGCCAGATACTCGATCCGGCCGAACTGGAACGGACGATCCGGGCCATGCCGAAGGACGTCATCGTCTGTGTGGACGAGGCCTACATCCAGTTCGTGGACGATCCCGACTATTCATCCATGATTTCCCTGACCAAGGAAGTGGAAAACCTGCTGGTTTCCAGGACCTTCTCGAAGGCCTACGGACTGGGTGGCATGCGGGTCGGTTACGGTATCGCCCATCCCGCGCTACTTGACCGCATGGCGTGGTTCAGCATCGGCATGCTCAACAAGAATACCCTGTCCACCGTGGCCGCCCTCGCGGCGCTGGACGACCAGGAGCATGTCCGCCGGTCGGTGGAATCCACGCGCCGGGGCAAGGCATATCTGTACGCGGAACTCGAGGCCATGGGGTACAGCCCCATCCGTACGCAGACGATCTTCGTCACCGTGGAAGTCGGTCCCAACGTGAACACGCTGATCGACCGCCTGTGGGAGAAGAAGGTCTACGTCCGGCAGGCCTTCGACATGGAAGGCTTCATGCGCATATCCGTCGGCCTGCCCAGGGAGAACGAGGCCTTCATCTCCGCCTTCAAGCGGGAACGCAGCGCGTTATAG